From Candidatus Paceibacter sp., the proteins below share one genomic window:
- the greA gene encoding transcription elongation factor GreA → MNSEYLSKEGLEKIEKELEILKTDKRKEVAERLKFAKSLGDLSENAEYKESLEAQSLLEDRIAKLEDIIKRAVIVEKSSGSTVQLGTTVVLKKLPSGGEKKYVVVGQEEADIAAGKISHKSPLGAAIIGKKKGDKIKVVTPGGTAEYSLEEIS, encoded by the coding sequence TTTGGAAAAAATTGAAAAGGAGCTGGAGATTTTAAAAACGGATAAAAGAAAAGAAGTGGCCGAACGGCTGAAGTTCGCCAAAAGCCTCGGCGACTTGTCGGAGAACGCCGAATATAAAGAATCGCTGGAGGCGCAATCTCTGCTTGAAGACAGAATCGCCAAGCTGGAAGATATTATCAAAAGAGCCGTTATTGTGGAGAAATCTTCCGGTTCAACCGTCCAGCTCGGCACAACCGTGGTTTTGAAAAAGCTGCCTTCGGGCGGCGAGAAAAAATACGTCGTCGTCGGCCAGGAGGAAGCTGACATCGCCGCCGGAAAAATTTCCCACAAAAGCCCTTTGGGCGCCGCGATTATCGGGAAGAAAAAAGGAGACAAAATAAAAGTCGTCACCCCGGGCGGGACGGCGGAATATTCTTTGGAAGAAATATCATGA